One Defluviimonas sp. SAOS-178_SWC DNA window includes the following coding sequences:
- a CDS encoding universal stress protein: MRKFLVVLDDSRECLNAMRFAALRAAHTGAGVTILSVIPPEEFQHWIGVADIMRQEARERIEAHFGVFAKWMRDRQGIEPELVIREGEPVTEILALIREDTEIGVLVLGAGVDKSGPGPLVTQMSKSSGSLPIPITIVPGEMSKERLEAIT, encoded by the coding sequence ATGCGCAAGTTTCTGGTCGTGCTCGACGACAGCCGCGAATGCCTGAACGCGATGCGGTTCGCCGCCTTGCGCGCCGCCCATACCGGCGCGGGCGTGACGATCCTTTCGGTCATCCCGCCCGAGGAATTCCAGCACTGGATCGGCGTCGCCGATATCATGCGCCAGGAGGCCCGCGAGCGGATCGAGGCGCATTTCGGGGTCTTCGCCAAGTGGATGCGCGACCGCCAGGGAATCGAGCCGGAGCTGGTGATCCGCGAGGGCGAGCCGGTAACGGAGATTCTTGCCCTCATCCGCGAGGATACCGAAATCGGCGTGCTCGTCCTCGGGGCGGGGGTGGACAAATCCGGCCCTGGCCCCCTCGTCACCCAGATGTCGAAAAGCTCTGGCAGCCTGCCCATTCCGATCACCATCGTACCGGGCGAGATGTCGAAGGAACGGCTGGAAGCGATCACCTGA
- a CDS encoding branched-chain amino acid aminotransferase yields MTTGKNIRTWFDGGWHDGDVAVMRAADHGSWLGTTVFDGARFFEGITPDLDKHCARINRSAEALMITPTVGTGEMVAMVREGLARYAKGSAVYIRPMYWALDGGDLGVVPKPGSTGFAICLEEIPMAPETAATTLTTTRFRRPVLEDAVTNAKAGCLYPNNARMLAEARSKGYGNALVADAVGNVAETATANVFMVKDGEVFTPIGNGTFLSGITRARHIANLAADGVRVHETVLSFDDFRAADEVFLSGNMSKVTPVTEFDGTHYQHGPMTKRVRELYWDWAHSAA; encoded by the coding sequence ATGACAACGGGCAAGAACATCCGCACCTGGTTCGACGGTGGCTGGCACGATGGCGACGTGGCGGTGATGCGGGCAGCCGATCATGGCTCCTGGCTCGGCACCACGGTGTTCGACGGGGCGCGGTTCTTCGAAGGCATCACGCCCGACCTCGACAAGCACTGCGCCAGGATCAACCGCTCGGCCGAGGCGCTGATGATCACGCCGACGGTCGGAACGGGCGAGATGGTCGCCATGGTCCGCGAGGGGCTGGCGAGATATGCCAAGGGATCCGCCGTCTATATCCGGCCGATGTACTGGGCGCTCGACGGCGGCGATCTCGGCGTGGTGCCGAAACCCGGCTCCACCGGTTTTGCGATCTGCCTTGAGGAGATTCCGATGGCGCCGGAAACGGCCGCCACCACGCTCACCACGACGCGGTTCCGCCGGCCGGTTCTGGAAGACGCGGTGACGAATGCCAAGGCGGGCTGCCTTTATCCCAACAATGCCCGGATGCTGGCCGAGGCAAGGTCCAAGGGCTACGGCAACGCGCTCGTCGCCGACGCGGTCGGCAACGTGGCCGAGACGGCAACGGCCAACGTCTTCATGGTCAAGGATGGCGAGGTCTTCACGCCGATCGGCAACGGCACCTTCCTTTCCGGCATCACCCGCGCGCGGCATATCGCCAACCTCGCCGCCGACGGCGTGCGGGTGCACGAGACGGTGCTGAGCTTCGACGACTTCCGGGCGGCGGACGAGGTCTTCCTCTCCGGCAACATGTCGAAGGTGACCCCTGTCACCGAATTCGACGGAACGCACTATCAACACGGCCCGATGACGAAGCGGGTGCGGGAACTTTACTGGGACTGGGCGCATTCGGCGGCCTGA
- a CDS encoding NAD-dependent epimerase/dehydratase family protein yields the protein MLVVGGSGRLGTLLRRAWALAGQGGLLWQHRGGGDGPCFDALTDPAAYIDAAHGADAILNLAGGVGGGSASLAEHRDLALAALEAGRAAGVARVFLASSASVYGRARVPARETDPVAPVSDYGRAKAVMEEAALAWAAANPGGPAATCLRIGNVAGADQLLGTAPGTEPQPLDLFADGTGPARSYVGPLALADIFSGLFAAQRAGRALPDVLNIALDGAVRMDALLDADGRKWVARAAPDGLLREVRLDVTRLGAILGPLARAEAAAIVADLRSVSGVGA from the coding sequence GTGCTGGTGGTCGGTGGCAGCGGCAGGCTGGGCACCCTGCTTCGCCGGGCATGGGCCTTGGCGGGGCAGGGTGGATTGCTTTGGCAACACAGGGGGGGCGGTGACGGACCCTGTTTCGATGCGCTGACCGATCCAGCCGCCTATATCGACGCGGCGCACGGGGCCGATGCGATCCTCAATCTCGCCGGCGGGGTTGGCGGCGGATCGGCGTCGCTGGCCGAACACCGCGACCTCGCGCTCGCCGCGCTCGAGGCGGGGCGGGCAGCTGGCGTCGCACGGGTATTCCTCGCGTCGAGCGCGTCGGTCTATGGCCGGGCGCGCGTCCCGGCGCGGGAAACCGATCCCGTCGCGCCGGTTTCCGACTACGGGCGGGCCAAGGCCGTGATGGAGGAAGCAGCCCTTGCCTGGGCGGCTGCCAATCCCGGCGGACCTGCCGCCACGTGCCTCAGGATCGGCAATGTCGCCGGCGCGGATCAGCTTCTCGGGACGGCGCCGGGGACGGAGCCGCAGCCGCTCGACCTTTTCGCGGATGGCACCGGTCCGGCCCGAAGCTATGTCGGTCCGCTTGCATTGGCCGACATCTTTTCGGGACTTTTCGCAGCCCAGCGGGCCGGGCGCGCCTTGCCGGACGTGCTCAACATCGCGCTTGACGGCGCGGTGCGGATGGACGCGCTTCTCGACGCGGACGGCCGCAAATGGGTCGCGCGCGCGGCGCCGGACGGACTGCTGCGCGAAGTCCGGCTCGACGTGACGCGTCTCGGGGCCATCCTCGGCCCGCTGGCCAGGGCCGAGGCGGCAGCGATCGTCGCGGATCTCCGCTCCGTCTCGGGGGTGGGCGCATGA
- a CDS encoding sugar transferase yields MTFGKRLFDIVLALLLLFPLGMAMNVVAAVLLITQGRPIFYGSERMRGPAQAFTLWKFRTMRPSATDSGVSGGDKANRVTPAGAMLRASRLDELPQLFNILKGDMSFVGPRPPLRQYVEAFPDLYAAVLKSRPGVTGLASLIYHRHEEWLLSRCASAEETDRVYSRRCIPVKARLDLIYQSRRTLCLDLWILARTVGRVAKRP; encoded by the coding sequence ATGACCTTCGGCAAGCGGTTGTTCGACATAGTCCTCGCGCTTCTCCTCCTGTTCCCCCTCGGCATGGCCATGAACGTTGTCGCCGCCGTGCTGCTGATTACCCAGGGACGGCCAATCTTTTACGGATCGGAGCGGATGCGCGGCCCCGCCCAGGCGTTCACGCTGTGGAAGTTCCGCACGATGCGGCCGTCCGCGACAGACAGCGGCGTCTCAGGTGGCGACAAGGCAAACCGCGTCACACCGGCCGGCGCCATGCTGCGCGCCAGTCGGCTTGATGAACTGCCGCAGCTTTTCAACATCCTGAAGGGCGACATGAGCTTCGTCGGCCCCCGCCCGCCGCTTCGCCAATATGTCGAGGCCTTCCCCGATCTTTACGCCGCCGTCCTGAAATCCCGGCCGGGTGTGACTGGCCTCGCCTCGCTGATCTATCACCGGCACGAGGAATGGCTTCTTTCCCGATGCGCCAGCGCGGAAGAGACGGACCGTGTCTATTCGCGTCGCTGCATCCCGGTCAAAGCCCGTCTCGACCTCATCTATCAGAGCCGCCGCACCCTTTGTCTCGACCTCTGGATTCTCGCCCGGACGGTGGGGCGTGTTGCCAAACGACCCTAA
- a CDS encoding polysaccharide biosynthesis protein, with protein MVKLVLSMTRAQKRMVLLLLDVGFVPVAFAIASVIQYSTILPYRVFETNWPLMPLLMAVALGLSIILGTADIRLKHYDVEAAQRTALFASILAVACAALSKLGQTNLPAGFHVVFGLVFFALAAGARIGLLHILLTIYRQSTEISRVLIYGAGRTGMALAAALRNRADIIPVAFIDDNATLRGLVVAGLPVFSGAHMNRVLGQYRIDRVILAMPSLSVHKQSLLSSRMVKLGLNVQTLPAFAQLIGEEELVDKLMPVRPGALLSRKGLHDEISAGCDAYRGANVMITGAGGSIGLELCRQVIAGGPARVVLFELSEVALYSAEMEMRILTSDLPIEVVPVLGSVADGALVERVLRDHEISAVFHAAAYKHVPIVESNARSGIANNALGTAILAQKVRACGVGRFVLVSSDKAVRPASVMGASKRLAELVVQGQAAQPGNTIFSIVRFGNVLGSSGSVIPLFQEQIAAGGPVTLTDEAVTRYFMTIQEAARLVLIAGSLASGGEVFVLDMGEPVAIRDLARRVIESSGYTVRDKANPDGDIEIVTTGLRPGEKLHEELMVSKGAKMTAHPKIISVREAHLSELELAAALRDLRDAVDADDDELLISVLKRWVPGYDPASRRVIAVRPDRKDGNLTVIAGE; from the coding sequence ATGGTCAAACTCGTCCTGTCGATGACCCGGGCACAGAAGCGGATGGTGCTTCTGCTCCTCGATGTCGGCTTCGTGCCCGTCGCGTTCGCCATTGCCTCGGTCATCCAGTATTCGACGATCCTGCCTTATCGGGTGTTCGAGACGAACTGGCCACTGATGCCGCTTTTGATGGCCGTCGCGCTCGGTCTGTCGATCATCCTCGGCACGGCCGATATCCGGCTCAAGCACTACGATGTCGAGGCGGCGCAGCGCACCGCGCTCTTCGCGTCTATTCTCGCGGTGGCCTGCGCGGCGCTGTCGAAGCTCGGCCAGACCAATCTGCCGGCGGGGTTCCATGTCGTCTTCGGTCTGGTGTTCTTCGCGCTGGCGGCCGGGGCCCGGATCGGTCTTCTCCATATCCTCCTGACGATCTACCGTCAAAGCACGGAAATCTCCCGCGTCCTTATATACGGCGCCGGGCGCACGGGCATGGCGCTTGCCGCCGCGCTGCGCAACCGGGCCGACATCATTCCCGTCGCCTTCATCGATGACAACGCGACGCTGCGGGGGCTGGTCGTCGCCGGTTTGCCGGTCTTTTCCGGCGCCCACATGAACCGCGTCCTCGGCCAGTATCGCATCGACCGGGTGATCCTCGCCATGCCGTCGCTGTCGGTGCACAAGCAGAGCCTGCTGTCGAGCCGGATGGTCAAGCTTGGCCTCAACGTGCAGACGCTGCCGGCCTTCGCCCAGCTTATCGGCGAGGAGGAACTGGTCGACAAGCTGATGCCGGTGCGGCCGGGCGCGCTCCTGAGCCGCAAGGGTCTTCATGACGAGATCTCGGCCGGATGCGACGCCTATCGGGGCGCGAACGTGATGATCACCGGCGCCGGCGGGTCGATCGGGCTTGAACTTTGCCGCCAGGTCATTGCCGGGGGACCGGCCAGGGTCGTGCTCTTCGAGCTGAGCGAGGTCGCCCTTTACAGCGCCGAAATGGAAATGCGGATCCTGACCAGCGACCTGCCGATCGAGGTCGTGCCGGTCCTCGGCTCGGTCGCCGATGGCGCACTGGTGGAACGGGTGCTGCGCGATCACGAGATCAGCGCGGTCTTTCACGCCGCCGCCTACAAGCATGTGCCGATCGTGGAGTCGAATGCCCGCTCCGGGATTGCGAACAATGCACTTGGAACCGCGATCCTGGCCCAGAAGGTGCGGGCCTGCGGGGTCGGGCGGTTCGTCCTCGTCTCCTCCGACAAGGCGGTGCGTCCGGCCAGCGTGATGGGGGCCTCGAAGCGGTTGGCCGAACTGGTGGTTCAGGGGCAGGCCGCGCAGCCCGGCAACACGATCTTCTCGATCGTGCGGTTCGGCAATGTCCTCGGCTCCTCCGGCTCGGTGATCCCGCTGTTTCAGGAGCAGATCGCGGCCGGTGGCCCGGTAACGCTGACCGACGAGGCGGTGACGCGCTACTTCATGACAATCCAGGAGGCCGCGCGGCTTGTGCTGATTGCCGGAAGTCTCGCCTCGGGGGGCGAGGTCTTCGTGCTCGACATGGGTGAGCCGGTGGCAATCCGCGACCTCGCGCGGAGGGTGATCGAATCCTCCGGATACACCGTCCGCGACAAGGCCAATCCCGACGGCGATATCGAGATCGTTACGACGGGCCTGCGGCCGGGCGAGAAGCTCCACGAGGAACTGATGGTCAGCAAGGGCGCGAAGATGACCGCGCATCCCAAGATCATCTCGGTGCGTGAGGCGCATCTGTCGGAACTCGAACTGGCGGCGGCGCTTCGCGACCTGCGTGATGCGGTTGACGCGGATGACGACGAATTGTTGATATCCGTGCTCAAGCGGTGGGTGCCAGGATATGATCCTGCTTCACGTCGAGTGATCGCTGTGCGGCCAGATCGCAAGGACGGGAACCTGACGGTCATCGCCGGCGAATAG
- a CDS encoding S8 family serine peptidase codes for MRPTDPLYGNQWHLAQIGGLETVWDYYTGRNVDVVIYDDGVEGSHPDLNDNYSPAGAFTYLGTTYTSAPTSTYGHGTSVAGLIAAEAFNGQGGVGVAWNATVASLNFLDEVQLQPDNVVLAALNNAAKFDVMNCSWGYEPYYDPYQSLAQAGSWINDVNSVFSNISANGRGGLGTIIVQSAGNEFLNVNGDGMHASRFTIAVGATDRYGDITDYSNRGASILVVAPDAAYTTDLTGNAGFNSTGTLDGDPLTNTSYTSVFGGTSASAPLVSGVVALMLEANPNLGWRDVHNILALSASHTGSALNAGPSAAFELFPWEVANSGAWNGGGIGYNPDYGFGMVDALAAVGMAEVWTVMHGSPQTSANEASTSASFNGSVAINNNSSAFAQVTVGQNIDVETVMVTVGLTHSYSPDLELTLIAPDGSEYFLMADGSAMADMSLGFTWTFGVEGARGLSSIGTWQLRVDDNAAYDAGVITSFKVDIYGATPTGYDVHTFTDDFLMYAAQDASRRDIISTNASDWLNFAGVTGNISAVLAPNRTITVNGQYWAKLNASSDFRKLATGSGDDIVHSGAGVKQIRLGLGDDELTVGNAVGRFSGGRGFDRIDYFNAPGGVSVDLATNAVSGSWASDDVIDGFEHVTGSGLGNDTLYGSGLANNLRGEGGDDIIFGRDGSDWIAGGGGNDTIYGGARYDTIYAGAGDDSVFGDNGRDTVYLGSGNDVFNDSPQNDQHGGDTVFGGGGRDTINGSGGGGDDLFNGEDGEDLISGGLGADTIYGGKQYDTIYGGDGNDVVDGGDGRDLVYLGDGDDIYIDNSQSDIHGRDTVIGGNGDDTIHGGGGDDIFDGGNGNDWIAGGYGNDTIYGGLHFDTIYAGGGNDVVYGGDGRDEIWLGSGNDVFFDTIQNTVQGSDTVNGGDGNDKINGGGGDDIFNGDSGADWIAGGDGNDTINGGTGYDTIYGGNGNDIVNGGDGRDTVHLGGGDDQYTDTAQNDGNARDIVFGMGGNDTIDGGGGDDWLNGGADSDVLTGGVGADSFVFLAGYGQDLITDFTDNVDTLVLDDALWGGGLSVDQVIATYGSVAGGNTVFNFGSGDIVTLTGIASLGLLNDDISIV; via the coding sequence ATGCGACCAACCGACCCTCTCTACGGCAATCAATGGCATCTCGCGCAGATCGGGGGGCTCGAAACCGTCTGGGACTACTATACGGGGCGGAACGTGGATGTCGTTATCTATGACGATGGTGTCGAGGGGTCGCATCCCGATCTGAACGACAACTACTCCCCTGCGGGTGCCTTCACCTACCTTGGCACTACCTACACATCTGCCCCGACCTCCACCTACGGTCACGGAACATCGGTCGCCGGCCTTATTGCCGCCGAGGCGTTCAATGGCCAGGGAGGCGTTGGGGTGGCCTGGAACGCCACTGTCGCATCGCTGAACTTCCTCGATGAAGTCCAGCTTCAACCCGACAATGTCGTTCTTGCCGCCTTGAACAACGCCGCCAAATTCGACGTCATGAACTGCAGTTGGGGTTACGAGCCCTACTACGATCCCTACCAGTCGCTCGCGCAGGCCGGCAGTTGGATCAACGATGTCAACTCCGTATTCTCGAACATTTCCGCGAACGGCCGGGGCGGGCTTGGGACGATCATCGTCCAGTCCGCAGGCAACGAATTCCTGAACGTGAACGGCGACGGGATGCATGCAAGCCGCTTTACGATCGCGGTTGGCGCGACCGACCGATACGGCGATATCACCGACTATTCAAACCGCGGCGCAAGCATTCTCGTGGTAGCTCCCGATGCGGCCTACACGACCGACCTTACCGGCAACGCTGGTTTCAACTCCACAGGGACACTCGACGGCGATCCATTGACCAACACCAGCTACACGTCTGTGTTCGGCGGGACGTCGGCCTCCGCGCCACTTGTGTCCGGCGTCGTCGCGCTGATGCTCGAAGCAAATCCGAACCTTGGCTGGCGGGACGTGCATAACATCCTTGCCCTGTCGGCCAGCCACACCGGATCGGCATTGAATGCAGGGCCGTCGGCGGCGTTCGAGTTGTTCCCGTGGGAGGTCGCGAATTCCGGGGCGTGGAACGGGGGCGGGATTGGCTACAATCCGGACTACGGCTTCGGCATGGTGGATGCGCTCGCTGCCGTCGGGATGGCCGAGGTGTGGACCGTGATGCACGGTTCGCCGCAGACATCGGCAAACGAGGCTTCGACCTCGGCGAGTTTCAATGGCTCGGTGGCAATTAACAACAATAGCTCGGCCTTCGCGCAGGTCACGGTTGGGCAGAACATCGACGTCGAAACGGTCATGGTCACGGTCGGACTGACCCATTCCTATTCGCCTGACCTGGAGCTGACGCTGATCGCGCCCGATGGCAGCGAGTACTTTTTGATGGCAGACGGGTCGGCGATGGCGGATATGAGTCTTGGCTTCACCTGGACCTTCGGCGTGGAAGGGGCACGCGGCCTGTCGAGCATCGGCACGTGGCAACTGAGAGTGGACGACAACGCAGCTTATGATGCCGGGGTGATCACTTCTTTCAAAGTCGACATCTACGGCGCCACACCGACCGGCTACGACGTCCATACCTTCACCGACGACTTCCTGATGTATGCCGCGCAGGACGCGTCGCGCAGGGACATCATTTCGACGAATGCGTCGGACTGGCTGAACTTCGCGGGCGTGACGGGCAATATCTCTGCGGTCCTGGCGCCGAACCGCACGATCACCGTGAACGGTCAGTATTGGGCCAAACTGAACGCCTCCTCGGACTTCAGAAAGCTCGCGACCGGAAGCGGCGACGACATCGTCCATTCGGGCGCCGGCGTAAAGCAAATACGTCTTGGCCTCGGCGATGATGAGCTTACTGTTGGCAATGCCGTGGGCAGATTTTCGGGCGGCCGCGGCTTCGACCGCATCGACTATTTCAATGCGCCAGGCGGCGTAAGTGTAGACCTCGCCACGAACGCCGTGTCAGGTTCCTGGGCTTCCGACGATGTCATCGACGGCTTCGAGCACGTCACCGGGTCCGGGTTGGGCAACGACACCCTCTATGGTTCCGGCCTCGCCAATAATCTGAGAGGCGAAGGCGGAGATGACATCATCTTCGGAAGAGACGGAAGCGACTGGATTGCCGGGGGGGGCGGGAATGACACAATCTACGGCGGAGCCCGTTATGACACCATTTACGCGGGTGCTGGAGATGATTCCGTCTTTGGTGACAACGGCCGAGACACCGTGTATCTCGGCAGCGGGAATGACGTCTTCAACGACAGCCCCCAGAACGATCAACATGGTGGCGACACGGTATTTGGCGGCGGCGGTCGCGATACGATCAACGGCAGCGGCGGCGGCGGAGACGATCTTTTCAACGGCGAGGACGGCGAGGATCTGATATCAGGCGGGCTTGGCGCCGACACGATCTATGGTGGCAAGCAGTATGACACAATCTACGGCGGCGACGGAAATGACGTCGTCGACGGGGGTGACGGCCGTGACCTCGTCTACCTTGGCGACGGCGACGATATCTACATCGACAACAGCCAAAGCGACATTCATGGGCGGGATACTGTCATTGGCGGCAACGGTGACGATACGATTCATGGCGGCGGCGGCGATGACATCTTCGACGGCGGCAACGGAAACGATTGGATCGCAGGCGGATATGGCAACGACACGATCTATGGCGGCCTGCACTTTGACACCATCTACGCGGGGGGTGGAAACGATGTGGTCTACGGAGGGGACGGGCGTGATGAAATCTGGCTGGGAAGCGGCAATGATGTCTTTTTCGACACGATCCAGAATACCGTCCAAGGAAGCGACACCGTCAATGGCGGCGACGGAAATGATAAGATCAACGGAGGTGGCGGCGACGACATCTTCAACGGCGATTCCGGTGCCGATTGGATCGCCGGCGGCGACGGAAACGATACGATAAACGGTGGGACCGGCTACGATACGATCTACGGCGGGAACGGCAACGATATTGTCAACGGCGGTGACGGTCGCGACACCGTTCATCTCGGTGGCGGCGACGACCAGTATACCGACACGGCACAGAACGACGGAAACGCGCGCGACATTGTATTTGGCATGGGTGGAAACGACACGATCGACGGTGGCGGCGGTGATGACTGGTTGAACGGCGGGGCTGACAGCGACGTCCTGACGGGTGGTGTCGGGGCAGACAGCTTCGTGTTCCTCGCGGGTTATGGTCAGGACCTGATCACCGACTTCACCGACAATGTCGACACGCTGGTGCTCGACGACGCGCTCTGGGGCGGCGGGTTGAGTGTCGACCAGGTGATCGCGACCTACGGCTCCGTCGCCGGCGGCAATACCGTGTTCAACTTCGGCAGCGGCGATATCGTCACCCTCACCGGCATCGCATCGCTCGGCCTTCTCAACGACGATATCAGTATCGTCTGA
- a CDS encoding M10 family metallopeptidase C-terminal domain-containing protein, with translation MAAFILRAVHLGGAFTHSSGLTDLTVANVQGQLRLYTASGADGGLSVFDLRPGRAAMIMSEVGGSSATGTLGVADVEIATIGGQAVLAAAGRYDDEFAYRRLDTTGDFLGVAAIPSIPISTAALTELEIVTVGTRNYLIAGRDNGGGLNVFDMTADLGLTHLATLADSVSTTLANVSDLVAFDTGQTRLVFAASGIEHGVTSAAIDSSGNLGVIDTVRGMKGLGIYQPTQLAVAEVGGSDFLLVGAAGSNNLSVFEISPDGHLSLRDMVWDSLDTRFRNVTALDVFELNDRSFVLAGGNDGGMSLFELGPNGKLYILTSVTDTVATTLASVSAIEAVNVGGEIQVFVASGNEVGMTQFSLDLGAIGNLVTPSGPVGDAVGGPGDDFLVGTDARNSLFGFAGNDRLVDGGDVDMLYGGAGADTFVFMQDGMYDRVMDYQPGIDTIDLSDFDMVYSIADLGIHSADYGAKIMVAGEAILLVTQNGQPLSAADFSTDGFIF, from the coding sequence ATGGCAGCTTTCATCTTGCGTGCGGTACATTTGGGCGGCGCATTTACGCATAGCAGCGGCCTCACCGACCTGACGGTCGCAAATGTGCAAGGTCAACTTCGCCTTTACACCGCGTCCGGTGCAGATGGCGGACTGTCCGTGTTCGACCTCCGGCCGGGGCGCGCGGCGATGATCATGTCGGAAGTCGGGGGGAGTTCGGCAACCGGGACGCTGGGGGTCGCGGATGTCGAGATTGCCACGATCGGCGGGCAGGCGGTTCTCGCGGCCGCCGGGCGGTACGACGACGAATTTGCGTATCGCCGCCTCGACACGACCGGCGACTTTCTTGGCGTGGCCGCCATCCCGTCGATTCCGATCTCGACTGCGGCGCTCACCGAACTGGAGATCGTTACCGTCGGCACCCGCAACTACCTGATCGCCGGGCGAGACAATGGCGGCGGCCTGAACGTCTTCGATATGACAGCGGATCTGGGTCTGACCCATCTCGCCACGCTCGCCGACAGCGTATCGACGACCCTTGCGAACGTCTCCGATCTCGTCGCCTTCGATACAGGTCAAACCCGTCTGGTATTCGCAGCGTCAGGTATTGAACACGGGGTTACCAGTGCCGCCATCGACAGTTCTGGCAATCTCGGCGTGATCGACACCGTTCGCGGCATGAAGGGGCTTGGCATCTATCAACCGACACAGCTGGCAGTTGCAGAGGTCGGCGGATCAGACTTTCTGCTCGTCGGTGCAGCCGGCAGCAACAATCTCAGTGTTTTCGAGATCAGCCCCGACGGGCATCTCAGCCTGCGCGACATGGTCTGGGATTCGCTCGACACGCGATTTCGCAATGTGACGGCATTGGATGTGTTCGAATTGAACGACCGTTCCTTCGTTCTCGCCGGAGGCAACGATGGTGGGATGAGCCTGTTTGAATTGGGGCCGAACGGCAAGCTGTATATCCTGACTAGCGTCACCGATACCGTCGCCACGACCCTTGCCTCGGTGTCCGCGATCGAGGCGGTGAATGTCGGCGGTGAGATTCAGGTGTTTGTGGCAAGCGGAAACGAGGTCGGCATGACCCAGTTCAGCCTCGACCTCGGAGCGATCGGCAACTTGGTGACGCCAAGCGGGCCGGTTGGCGATGCCGTCGGAGGCCCGGGCGACGATTTTCTTGTCGGAACGGATGCGCGCAATTCTCTTTTCGGCTTCGCCGGCAACGACCGGTTGGTGGATGGTGGCGATGTCGACATGCTCTATGGAGGGGCAGGGGCCGATACGTTCGTTTTCATGCAGGACGGGATGTATGACCGGGTCATGGATTATCAGCCAGGCATCGACACAATCGACCTGTCCGACTTCGACATGGTTTATTCGATCGCAGATCTCGGAATCCACTCCGCGGACTACGGCGCAAAGATCATGGTCGCTGGCGAAGCGATCCTGCTCGTCACCCAGAACGGTCAACCGCTGTCCGCGGCGGATTTCAGTACGGACGGCTTCATTTTCTGA